ACAGTAATCATCTGCAGAAACCAGTTTATATTTTAGTTCGACCGCCTCCGCATGCACCTTCCATACTGATGAAGGGTAAATATAATAAGTATCTCCTTTCCTGATCCAGATTCGGTGGTTTTCCAGAAACATCTTTTCTCCGGCAATTAACGATTCAAGGGCGTCATACGGCATTCTCTGTAACCGGCCTAACATGGTCGCTTTATCCGCAAGAGGGCGTTCTTTAATATGCATATATGACTGAAGTCTTTCAAAAGAAGCCGGGTTCCGTTTGGCATACCGGTATGCATAGGTTCCACCTCCCGGATGAATTAATCCGGTACGGGCAAACCACTTAACCGACAATGGAGTGTTATTACATAGCGCACGGATAAATACTAACGGTTCAGTTACCAAAGGACTCAGCGGCAGTTTTCCAGAGCAGGATTTTGCAAGCCGGTAGAGTTGCTGAAGGTCTTTTAAAGGATAACGGGATGTCTGAGGCAACATGTACTCAGGAGCAATAAGTTTGGTCGGGAAGTCTGTCTGAAGAACCCTGATATCATACTTTTCAGTAGCAGATGACTCATCAAACAAATTGATAAAGCCGGCTAATCTTTCGGGCAACGTCGCGCCTGACGCTGAAAAGTGCGCCAGAACCAGAGTCAAAAAGATAAGGGTGCGAATAGCCAAAAAACTTTGCCGGAGTTATTATTATATGTAGTTCAATATAGCCCAATATCTTAGCAAAATCACATATCACTCAATCAGATAGCCATTATTTTGCAAACTGCTGACATAAAAAAACCAGCCTTAATAAAGGCCTGTCTTTTATACAGAAGTCCCTCGCATAATGTGAGGGATTTTTTTTGAACTTAATTCTTGGTTTACGATCAGATCTTTAACGGACTTAGTTGAGGGTTTTGAGATGATTAAAAGCAATAGTGATTGGGCTGAAGAGCAATTTGGTCATGCTAAACTTGGAGACCCAAGAAGAACGGCTAGACTTGTAAAAATGGCATCAGACTTAGCTCAGCATCCAGGTAAATCGGTAGTGAAATCATCTCATTCTCCAGCAAGTATGGAGGGCGCTTACCGATTTATTCGGAACGACAATGTCTCATCAGACGATATTGCCGAAGCAGGCTTTAAAGCAACTGCAGATCAAGTTCATCGTTACCCTCTCCTTCTCGCGTTAGAAGATACAACTACCTTAAGCTACAAACATCGCTCTATTAGAGCGGACTTAGGACATGTAAACCAAGGTAATCGTTATAGGGGGTTGTTTGCCCATAGTATTTTGCTGTTTGCTCCTGAAACTCTCGACGTTATTGGGTTAGTTGAACAACAACGATGGACGAGAGATATCAAGACTCGAGGTATCCGTCGTAAGGGGTTGAAACGACCTTATGAAGAAAAAGAAGGTTATAAATGGGAAAGAGCATCACGCAATATGGCAGCCCGTTTAGGTACCTCGATGGTTAACGTAATATCAGTTTGCGATCGCGAGGCCGATATCTACGATTACCTCATTTATAAAATGGCGAATCAGCAACGTTTTGTTGTGCGGTCGATGATGAGCCGTCATATAGAAGAAGGCTCAGACAAGCTTTATCACTTTGCATCAGAACTTCAAAGTGTGAAGCAACGTCAAATCCAAATAGCTCAAAGGGGTGGCCGGAAAGCTCGTGAAGTCACTCTGGATGTAAAATATGCAGCAGTGACTTTAAAAACACCCTCAAACAAAAAAGGAGCTCCTATTTCTCTCAACTATGTTGGCTGCTCCGAAATCGGTGATGGAGAAAAGAGGCTCAATTGGCATATTTTAACTAATGAGCCAGTTAATAGTGCAGAAGATGCATTAAAAATTATTGGTTACTACGAAAAACGCTGGTTGATTGAGGAGTATCACAAGGTCTGGAAAACTGAAGGGACAGGAGTTGAAGAGCTTCGGTTACAAAGTAAAGATAACTTAGATAGGTTAGCAACAATTTATGCGTTTTTAGCAGTAAGAATTTTCCAATTGAAATTTGCCAATGAGCAAATCGAAGACGTTAGTTGTGAGAAAATCTTGTCCTCAAGAGCATGGAAGTTGCTTTGGCTGAAAAGAGTAAAGACACCACTTCCAAAGGAGGTTCCAACAGCAAAATGGGCTTATGAACACCTCGCAAGACTTGGCGGTTGGAAAGACAGCAAAAGAAATGGAAGAGCGTCAGTTAAGACGCTCTGGGAAGGATGGCTCAAACTACAAGCCATCCTTGAAGGCTACGAACTCGCTCTGTCTCTTGAGCAGGACTTGTGATCAAGAGACAGGCCTTAATAAAGGCTGGTTTTATCTGTTGTTTCAACGGTTATTTAAAGTGCTTTAAAGATGTTCTCTACACTCTCTTTCGCATCACCAAACAGCATTTGTGTATTCTCTTTGAAGAATAGCGGGTTCTGAACACCTGCGTAGCCCGGGTTCATAGAACGCTTGAAGACAATAACATCTTTGGCATTCCATACTTCCAGAACAGGCATACCTGCGATCGGGCTGTTAGGATCATCTTGTGCTGCCGGGTTAACCGTATCGTTAGCACCGATAACCAGAACAGTATCCGTCTCAGACAGGTCATCATTGATTTCGTCCATTTCCAGAACGATATCATATGGTACTTTAGCTTCCGCCAGCAGTACGTTCATGTGACCCGGTAACCTTCCCGCTACAGGGTGAATAGCAAAGCGAACATCAACGCCATGAGCACGCAGTTTCTCAGTGATTTCATATACCGGATATTGCGCTTGCGCTACCGCCATACCATATCCCGGAGTGATCACTACTGACTTAGAGTTTTTCAGCATATCAGCAACGTCTTCTGCGTTGGTTTCGCGATGCTCACCGTATTCAGTGTCAGTGTCCAACACCACTTCCTGACCAAAACCACCAGCGATTACAGAAATGAACGAACGGTTCATCGCTTTACACATGATGTAGGAAAGAATGGCACCTGATGAACCAACAAGTGCACCAGTTACGATCAACAGATCGTTGGCCAGCATGAAACCTGCGGCCGCCGCTGCCCAGCCAGAGTATGAGTTCAGCATGGAAACCACAACCGGCATATCCGCACCACCAATTGATGCAACCAGATGGTAACCGAATACAAAGGCAATCAGGGTCATCACGATAAGGGCAAACATGCTGCCTTCAACGTTGACGAAATGAAGCATTAGCAGGAACGAAACAACAACAGCCGCTAAGTTCCACTTATGCTTATGTGGAATACTTAGTGGTGAAGAAGGAATCAGACCTCTTAGCTTACAGAAAGCAACGATAGAACCTGTGAAGGTAACCGCACCGATAAACACACCAAGGAATACTTCTACAAGGTGGATATTAAGCAGTGCCTGATCGGTGAAAACACCATGATCAATGTAGCTGTTATAACCAACCAAAACCGCAGCCAGACCTACAAAGCTGTGTAGGATAGCAACCAGCTCCGGCATTTCGGTCATTTCAACTTTCTTGGCATAGTGGATACCAATACCACCACCGATCACCATAGCAAGGATGATCCAGCCAAATGCTGAACTGTCAGGAGAGAAGATCGTCGCGATCAACGCAATTCCCATACCGGTAATACCGTAGTAGTTACCTGCACGGGCAGACTCCTGCTTAGAAAGTCCCGCTAGACTCATGATAAAGAGAACCGCAGCAACAATGTATGCGGCTTGTACTAATCCTGCAGACATTTCAATCTCCTTAGTCTTTACGGAACATTTCAAGCATACGTTTGGTTACGGTAAAGCCACCAAAGATATTTATGCTTGCAATTAACACGGCGATAAACGACAGAACGGAAACAGCAGTATTACCCTGTCCTATCTGAAGTAACGCACCCACAACGATAATGCCTGAAATAGCATTGGTCACTGACATTAGCGGGGTGTGCAGAGCGTGAGTTACGTTCCATACCACGTAGTAACCTACTACACAGGCCAGAACAAACACCGTAAAGTGAGAAAGGAATGCAGCCGGAGCAACACTCGCAACCCATGCGAACGCACCTACCGCAGCAACCAATCCGACAATTTTCTTAACCGGAGAAGCAGGTTCTTCAACCTTCTCTTCCGCCGGTTTAACAGGCTCGGCTTTAACCTGAGGCTGTGCAGATACCTGAATCGGCGGAGCCGGCCAGGTCACTTCACCCTCTTTGACAACCGTAACACCGCGAAGAACAACATCTTCAAAGTCGATATCGATATTGCCGTCTTTCTCCTTGCAAAGCAGTTTTACAAGGTTAACCAGGTTAGTCGCATAAAGCTGAGAAGACTGAGTAGGAAGGCGACCCACCATGTCGGTGTAACCAATAACTTTTACGCCATTTTCAGTAGTAATCACTTTATCAGCGATAGTGTACTCACAGTTACCACCGTTAGCCGCAGCAAGGTCAACGATAACGCTGCCGGCCTTCATGCTATCAACCATCTCTTTGGTGATCAGCTTTGGAGCTGGTCGGCCTGGGATAAGAGCCGTGGTAATGATGATATCCACGTCCTTCGCTTGTTCAGCATAAAGCTCTTCTGCTTTTTTGTTGAACTCGTCAGACATCTCTTTGGCATAGCCGTCACCAGCGCCTGTATCTTCCTCGAAATCAACTTCAAGGAAATCAGCACCCATGGACTGGACTTGCTCTTTTACTTCAGGACGTACGTCAAATGCGCGAACAACAGCGCCAAGGCTACCGGCCGCACCGATAGCAGCAAGGCCGGCAACACCCGCACCTGCAACAAGAACTTTTGCAGGGGGTACTTTACCCGCTGCGGTAATCTGACCGGTAAAGAATCGACCAAACTCGTGTGCGGCTTCTACCACTGCACGATAACCGGCTATGTTTGCCATAGAACTCAACGCGTCAAGTGCCTGAGCACGAGAAATACGCGGTACTGAGTCCATCGCCATAACATTGATATTCTTAGCTGATAGCTTTTCCATCAACTCAGGGCTCTGAGCCGGCCAAATAAAGCTAACTAAGCTAGCGCCTTCTTTAATTGATTCAATTTCATTATCAGAAGGTGCATTCACTTTAAATATCAGGTCTGCATTCCATATCTCTTCAGCAGAAACTACTGAAGCCCCTGCTGCTTCATAAGCAGCATTATCAAAGCTGGCTAACAGACCAGCATCGGATTCAACGGCAACGTCGAATCCTAGTTTTAACAGCTGTTCTACCGATTTCGGCGTAGCAGCCACTCGAGTTTCACCTGCGAGTATCTCTCTAGGTACACCAATTTGCATAGTTATTCCCTACTATTGGCACAATGAATAATCTGTTTTTATCTAACGACACGTATAACTTCAAGTTTTTTGTAATAAAAATACATTATTTGATTACATCTAATCCTGAATAGCCTTGAATTCTCTCTTTAAGTCAGTGAAAAAACAACAAGTTCACTACTGGGCTGAGGTCAAACCAGATAACGGATAAAAATAGAGGTTATTTATCGCTCGAATTATTACGTATTTTTCGCGAGCTATTATAAAAAGAGCCATCAGCATAAACGCTAATGGCTCTCACAATCATGATAAATATCAAACTGTTTAGTGTAAAAGTCGTGACCCAACGCCAAACTTTTAACTGAAGATCTTACCGTTCATCTGGTCAATAAACATTTTTGCTTTATTTAGCATCAGATCGTTGGCATCAGTCTCAGAACTCACTACATCAGAACGAATAAATCTATGTTCCTTCACCTCACCGTCAACTTCTTGGGTGATTCTGCCGGCAATCCGGTATTGACCAGACTCAGCAATGGATTCCTGATAGATCAAAAAACCTTTGTACTCTACGGGTTCAACTTGTTTTGCTTTACTCTCTTTTGAAGAGAATAAATTAGAAAAAAATCCCACTCAGAACTCCTTACTTCTATCGTGATCTGGGTTTTAAAATCGGCTCTTCATACCACTCTAACTCGCGGTTCTCTTTTTCTTCGTCACTATCGGCGAAGATCACCTCTTCTTCTGTGCGCTCTGTGCGACGATCTGACTTGATCATTGTCTCCGCCGCTTCAACTGCAACAGCAACCTGCTCTTCATACTGAATTCTCTTACCCGTTTCCAGCCGTGAAAGGAAATCAATATCAAACCGGATATAGATAGGCCTCAACTGATTCAGTGTCAGACAGGCTAAATCAGCAAGCTGATCATTATCGTACTGCTCTGTGTATCGCTCTTCCGCCAGCTTGTTACCTACAAGGGTTTCCATATAATTGTGCACGTCGACATTAATCTGCATGTTCAATCTCCATGAATAATTCATAGTAAAACTAACACTATGATATGAAACTCAAAAGGTTATCGCCTACTTTCATTAGCACTTTTATTTAATTATTGCTGCTTTAACCACAATTTGAATCAGTTAGAGGTTTTTAATTCCCCTTAAAGCCGTTATCCTATGCTACCGAGCTTTAAGTAATTACTTTTAGTTTAGATTAGCATGTGATTTGTAAAAGATGTCCTTTATCCATACCAACCTATTCAGACTTCTGTTCCCTTTGATACTTATTAGTATCCTGTTTCTGGATATGGATAACATTGCCTTACTGGTTCAGACCAACTTTAATCTAGCAGCTCAACTCCCTTATCTTCTGTTTGCCGTATGTATTCTTCTTTGCCAGAGTTTCAATCAAAGCCGCATGGGCATGATAGCCACCGCTCTGGCCATCGCCTATTGGATTATCCAGTCACGGCTGCAACAGCCTCTTAGTTATGGCACAACAAAAATTGAGTATGTTCTTCTGGCGTTTACCTTTCCGACCGCCTGTATCGCCGTTTATATCTTTCCTGAAAAGCGCATATTTTCCATAGGCGGGCTGGTTTACTGCGGTTTACTGGTATTGCTTTTAGCCTGGAGCAGCCTGTTTATACAACATATTGAAATTAACGGGATAAGTGAGGGCTGGCAGAAATTTCTGTTCGAGCTTCCTCAGGTATCTAAGTTACCTTTTATCGTTATTCTGTATAACACCTTTTTTGTAGGGTTATTTGCTGTCTTTGTTCTGCGTAAAAATATGGTCATAGATGTGGCCATCTATACCGCCTTGTGTGTTTCAACACTAACACTGCTGCTGATACAAATGCCTTATATATCGACCATTCTCTATACACTGGCCGGCTTCCTATTGATTATCGGCATTATGACCACAAGCCATGAGCTGGCTTACAATGATCAGTTGACGAATATCCCCAGCCGCCGCGCACTGGAGGCTGAATTTAAACACCTTGGCAAAAAGTACACCATCGCCATGCTGGATGTGGATCACTTTAAAAAGTTCAACGATACCTACGGACACGACGTCGGCGACGACGTACTAAGGTTGGTAGCCAGCCAAATGAGTAAAATAGGCGGTAAAGCGCGCGTCTATCGCTATGGCGGAGAAGAATTCACCGTTCTGTTTAAAGGTAAGTGTATTGAAGAAGCCCTGATTCATCTTGATGAACTGCGAGAAAATATCGCCAATTATCAGATGGCTATACGTAAGTACGACGAGAGGCCGAAGAACAAACTCGGTTTAATCAATCGCGGCAAAGGTCAGAACAGCAAACGTGTTTCCGTAACCATCAGTATTGGTGTCGCAGACAGCTACGATCACAAATCCCCTCAGTCCACCATGAAAGCGGCTGATAAAGCTCTGTATAAAGCCAAAAAGGCCGGCAGAAACCGGGTTGCGTCTTAACCAACACTTAGTACTATTTTCTTTTATAAATCCGCCACTTAAAGTGTGATTATTTTGATTTAATATTGTTAAATCAAAGTAAACAAGGTAAGTTAAGCCAAGACAATTTAACTTACAGGAACAGGCGAATGATTTACAAAATCGTCATTGCAGTCGTATTAGCACTGGTTGCTTATATGTTTTATAAAAACAGTGTCACCCCTAGCTATCTGGGTGTTAACTCCGGCAAGTTCGCCGAAATGCCATCCAGCCCTAACGCTGTATCCAGCCAGACTGATATGGAAGAGAAGTTCGTAGAACCACTCCCGTTTCAGGATTCTGACAAAGCGATACAGGACATCAACCGCGTTCTTTCCCAAATGTCCGGAAATGAGGTTGTGGTTTCCGACGGTAACTACCTGCACGTCGTATTCACCACACCAACCATGAAGTATAAAGATGATCTTGAGCTTTACCTTGATGACTCATCTAAACAGCTTCATTACCGATCCCAGTCTCGTGTTGGTTACAGTGATGCCGGCCTAAACCGTGCCCGCTATGATGAGTTTGCTAAACTTTATCAGAAAATCTCCAGATAACTGTGCTGTGAGTTTCTGGCTGTTTTATCAATAATGAATTGAATTCAAACAATTTTATTAAAATGTTACCTCAGGGCATGTATTGATCACATCTTAATAAATTGACCATATTTTATACGCTTTAGTTAATGTAACGTATTTTTGTTGATGTGCTTTTTGCATCAGTTACTTACCTGAAATAGAGTTTTATTATGAGTGAAAAAATCAATGGCACTGTAAAGTGGTTTAATCAAGACAAAGGATTCGGCTTCATTACACCAGAAAATGGTGGGAAGGATGTGTTTGTTCACTTCTCAGCGATTAATGGAACTGGTCGTCGAAACTTACAGGACGGTCAACAAGTATCGTTTGTAGTAACTAATGGACAAAAAGGTCCGCAAGCAGAAGACGTCAGCGCCATCTGATTAGTTATACAAGTATCGAAGCCATCTTTTATAAGATGGCTTTTTTATTGGTTACCTATTCAGCAACCTTTTGTCACAATCCCCTGCTACATCAAGTAACGCGCTATTATTCATTGACATTTTTATTGTTCTTTTTAGCATTACCAGCCAACTTATCTATACGAGACCATTTATGAGCAACGAAAACAGCCCACAGCAGACAGAGACTGTCGATCTAGATCAGATTTCTGCCGAACTGAAAAAGGTAATCGAGTTTGATCAGGTACCTGAGCAGATGCTTAGTATGGTCGTCTCAATCCATGAGGTTTCCGAACAAGCCGTCCGTGAGTCATGGGATACTATGCCAGCCAGTGCACAGAATGTGCTTGATAACTTCGAGCAGTTCCACGCTTTAATTTCTGTCAGTCAGGCGTTTGCCGGTGTTAACTTTATGGAAGAGTACCAAACTCTTGAACTTCCTAAAGAGATGAGTGACAGCGAGCAGGAAGAATACCGCGCTCAATTACTTGATCAAGTTCTGCATAACTGTGTAAAAGATATGGTTAAGCAAGTTAAAAAGGCCCGCCGTGATGCGGTGCTTAAACGAGACTTTAAAGACGTCTTTGCCAAGTAACCAAAGCCATTATATAGAGTGAACGTCATTTAATTGAGCGTTCACTCAATTGACAAAAGCCGAAACGAGATTTACGTTATATAGACAATGTCTATACACTGAAACTGTTATGGATTTTGAAATAAGAAAAGCCAATAGCAAAGATACAGAATGCATTCAGAAAGTATTAACGGAGTCGCGGGCTGAATATCTGCCCTATGCGCCGATTAAGTACTCAGAACAGGAAATCAGTTACTGGATAAGGGAGATCCTGCTTGCTAAGTCCGACGTATGGGTCGCAGTTATTAACAAGCTGATTGTCGGAATCTGTTCCAGCAGTAGTCGTGGCTTTAGTACCTGGATAGATCAACTCTATATCCTGCCAGGTTACACTGGAAATACCATAGGTAGCTCTTTACTTAACTCTGCAGTGAGTTATGCCAAATTTCAGCATATTAAAGTGGTTTGCTTTAAGATGAACCAGCCTGCACAGCAGTTTTATAAGCAGCACGGTTTTCAGGTGGTAGAAGAACGGGACGGTTCAGATAATGAAGAAGATCTTCCCGATCTTGTTCTACAGAAAAAGGTGTTTTGATGGTTATTTCATCTGATTTTGCTTGCAAATCATACATAATCATCATTTCTTTCATTCCGGTATTGACTCTAAATGTTGAACGCATATAAAGTTCTAGCCGCTTTTATTCGTAACTCAAGGTGTCCCTGTGAGCACTAAGAAAAAAAAAGAATCAAATAAAAAAGATAGTCAGTTGATCATTCGTATCAACGGTGAACAGCGGGATAAATTTGTCTCTCTGTGTGAAGATATGGATACCTCTGCAGCAAGAGAGGTCAGACGCTTCATTAAGCAGTTTATAGCTGATCATGATAAAGAAGACGAGTAATAATCAGATATCACTCTTCTAACCCGTCCTCTACTAAGTTAGTTCAATTCAGGTTTAACCCAGACTTTACTGAAATCAAACCAACCCAGAGCGTTGCACTTTGCATTCTGCAGCGCTCCGCACTGATCTTTACTGACACCAAGCCAACAGTGAAACATCGGGATAATCTGACGCGTTTCGACCAGTGATTTACCCAGCTCTTTAGCAGGGAAAGGGGAATCCTGAGTTTCTCTCCATTCAGTTACCAACTCCTGCCAGTGTGCAAATGATGTTGTCTCACTAAAACGGTGTATATCACTATAATCCAGCAACCAGCCTGCTAACGCATCATCACGATAGGTACCTATGCCCATCGGTTTTAACCAGATGTCGATTTCATCCGGCTTGTCCGGTT
This is a stretch of genomic DNA from Vibrio sp. SCSIO 43137. It encodes these proteins:
- a CDS encoding IS4 family transposase, giving the protein MIKSNSDWAEEQFGHAKLGDPRRTARLVKMASDLAQHPGKSVVKSSHSPASMEGAYRFIRNDNVSSDDIAEAGFKATADQVHRYPLLLALEDTTTLSYKHRSIRADLGHVNQGNRYRGLFAHSILLFAPETLDVIGLVEQQRWTRDIKTRGIRRKGLKRPYEEKEGYKWERASRNMAARLGTSMVNVISVCDREADIYDYLIYKMANQQRFVVRSMMSRHIEEGSDKLYHFASELQSVKQRQIQIAQRGGRKAREVTLDVKYAAVTLKTPSNKKGAPISLNYVGCSEIGDGEKRLNWHILTNEPVNSAEDALKIIGYYEKRWLIEEYHKVWKTEGTGVEELRLQSKDNLDRLATIYAFLAVRIFQLKFANEQIEDVSCEKILSSRAWKLLWLKRVKTPLPKEVPTAKWAYEHLARLGGWKDSKRNGRASVKTLWEGWLKLQAILEGYELALSLEQDL
- the pntB gene encoding Re/Si-specific NAD(P)(+) transhydrogenase subunit beta; protein product: MSAGLVQAAYIVAAVLFIMSLAGLSKQESARAGNYYGITGMGIALIATIFSPDSSAFGWIILAMVIGGGIGIHYAKKVEMTEMPELVAILHSFVGLAAVLVGYNSYIDHGVFTDQALLNIHLVEVFLGVFIGAVTFTGSIVAFCKLRGLIPSSPLSIPHKHKWNLAAVVVSFLLMLHFVNVEGSMFALIVMTLIAFVFGYHLVASIGGADMPVVVSMLNSYSGWAAAAAGFMLANDLLIVTGALVGSSGAILSYIMCKAMNRSFISVIAGGFGQEVVLDTDTEYGEHRETNAEDVADMLKNSKSVVITPGYGMAVAQAQYPVYEITEKLRAHGVDVRFAIHPVAGRLPGHMNVLLAEAKVPYDIVLEMDEINDDLSETDTVLVIGANDTVNPAAQDDPNSPIAGMPVLEVWNAKDVIVFKRSMNPGYAGVQNPLFFKENTQMLFGDAKESVENIFKAL
- the pntA gene encoding Re/Si-specific NAD(P)(+) transhydrogenase subunit alpha; this translates as MQIGVPREILAGETRVAATPKSVEQLLKLGFDVAVESDAGLLASFDNAAYEAAGASVVSAEEIWNADLIFKVNAPSDNEIESIKEGASLVSFIWPAQSPELMEKLSAKNINVMAMDSVPRISRAQALDALSSMANIAGYRAVVEAAHEFGRFFTGQITAAGKVPPAKVLVAGAGVAGLAAIGAAGSLGAVVRAFDVRPEVKEQVQSMGADFLEVDFEEDTGAGDGYAKEMSDEFNKKAEELYAEQAKDVDIIITTALIPGRPAPKLITKEMVDSMKAGSVIVDLAAANGGNCEYTIADKVITTENGVKVIGYTDMVGRLPTQSSQLYATNLVNLVKLLCKEKDGNIDIDFEDVVLRGVTVVKEGEVTWPAPPIQVSAQPQVKAEPVKPAEEKVEEPASPVKKIVGLVAAVGAFAWVASVAPAAFLSHFTVFVLACVVGYYVVWNVTHALHTPLMSVTNAISGIIVVGALLQIGQGNTAVSVLSFIAVLIASINIFGGFTVTKRMLEMFRKD
- a CDS encoding HlyU family transcriptional regulator → MGFFSNLFSSKESKAKQVEPVEYKGFLIYQESIAESGQYRIAGRITQEVDGEVKEHRFIRSDVVSSETDANDLMLNKAKMFIDQMNGKIFS
- a CDS encoding late competence development ComFB family protein, coding for MQINVDVHNYMETLVGNKLAEERYTEQYDNDQLADLACLTLNQLRPIYIRFDIDFLSRLETGKRIQYEEQVAVAVEAAETMIKSDRRTERTEEEVIFADSDEEKENRELEWYEEPILKPRSR
- a CDS encoding GGDEF domain-containing protein produces the protein MSFIHTNLFRLLFPLILISILFLDMDNIALLVQTNFNLAAQLPYLLFAVCILLCQSFNQSRMGMIATALAIAYWIIQSRLQQPLSYGTTKIEYVLLAFTFPTACIAVYIFPEKRIFSIGGLVYCGLLVLLLAWSSLFIQHIEINGISEGWQKFLFELPQVSKLPFIVILYNTFFVGLFAVFVLRKNMVIDVAIYTALCVSTLTLLLIQMPYISTILYTLAGFLLIIGIMTTSHELAYNDQLTNIPSRRALEAEFKHLGKKYTIAMLDVDHFKKFNDTYGHDVGDDVLRLVASQMSKIGGKARVYRYGGEEFTVLFKGKCIEEALIHLDELRENIANYQMAIRKYDERPKNKLGLINRGKGQNSKRVSVTISIGVADSYDHKSPQSTMKAADKALYKAKKAGRNRVAS
- a CDS encoding DUF1499 domain-containing protein — translated: MIYKIVIAVVLALVAYMFYKNSVTPSYLGVNSGKFAEMPSSPNAVSSQTDMEEKFVEPLPFQDSDKAIQDINRVLSQMSGNEVVVSDGNYLHVVFTTPTMKYKDDLELYLDDSSKQLHYRSQSRVGYSDAGLNRARYDEFAKLYQKISR
- a CDS encoding cold-shock protein, producing the protein MSEKINGTVKWFNQDKGFGFITPENGGKDVFVHFSAINGTGRRNLQDGQQVSFVVTNGQKGPQAEDVSAI
- a CDS encoding DUF3069 domain-containing protein — encoded protein: MSNENSPQQTETVDLDQISAELKKVIEFDQVPEQMLSMVVSIHEVSEQAVRESWDTMPASAQNVLDNFEQFHALISVSQAFAGVNFMEEYQTLELPKEMSDSEQEEYRAQLLDQVLHNCVKDMVKQVKKARRDAVLKRDFKDVFAK
- a CDS encoding GNAT family N-acetyltransferase, which encodes MDFEIRKANSKDTECIQKVLTESRAEYLPYAPIKYSEQEISYWIREILLAKSDVWVAVINKLIVGICSSSSRGFSTWIDQLYILPGYTGNTIGSSLLNSAVSYAKFQHIKVVCFKMNQPAQQFYKQHGFQVVEERDGSDNEEDLPDLVLQKKVF